Below is a window of Microcoleus sp. AS-A8 DNA.
CAGAACCAGAACGTTGTTTAGTGGGTAAATTAAATATTCCCGGTGCTTATCAATTACTAACGGGGCAGCCTTTACTTAATATTCAAGCCGCTGCTGTCCGTCCACAAATTGTTTTGCCAGCAAACAGCAATTCTTTCCCAGATAGTTTCGAGTCTGCGCTAACCGACTTTTCTCAACCTCTCAGCGAGATTCACTCTCCTGCACCCTCTCAACTCATCACCGCCTCAGCCACACTTGCAGACATCTCCCCTGCCTCCTCCTTGCCCGATCTCCCCCTCTCCCAATCTCCCCCTCTCCCCCTCTCCCTTTCCCCTTCCACCATCACACCCAGCGCCGTCTCCAGCAAAGTCTACGTCCTCGGCACCCTCGGCTACGATTTCGGCTCCGAAGCCCGTCGCGACACGTTCAAGCAACAGATGCCCTCCGTCAGCATCAATGGCGTTTTAGTTCCTGCCAATCCTTACGATGCCCGCCAGATGGTGAATCACCTAGAGTTAAGCCCTGCTGAAGGTAAATCTCTCATCTGGACGCTGAATCAGGAACTCACGCCCATCTACGCGCTAGAACCTCAAAAGGCTTTTGCCAGTGAAATCTATGCTGTCTTTGGGATGTTGCTGGCTGGACAAATTCAGCCCGCAGAGAGCGATGATTATATCGAGCGAGTAAGTATTCCGGGCAATTTGACCGATCGCACCGTGGAACTATTTTCCGGGCAGGTTGTTCCTGTCCTGGCACTGCCAAATATTAGAGGGATGTACGGTTGGCAAGTTAATGCCCTTGTCGAAGCAGCCGTTACCACTGTCAGCCCTGAAGCCAACGAACCTGATGGTGTGGCAATGCGGCGTTCCCTCAAGAGTTTTCTGCATCGCATCTACTACGACTTGCGAAACTTAGGACATCTCGATCGCGATCGCGCCCTCAATTTTGCAGCCACTAACGCCTTTCAAGCTGCCTCCACCTTTGCTGAAGCGATTAATAGCGGCATGGGACTAGACAGCATTGAAGTTGAAAAAAGCCCCTTTTGTCGCTTGAATAGTAATTGTTGGGATGTGAAACTGAAGTTTTTCGACTCAGAAAACAGCAGTCGCGCCAAAAAGGTGTATCGATTTACGATCGATGTTGCCAATCTCATGCCAGTCACTTTGGGCAAAGTGCGATCGTGGTCAGTTCCGCGTTAGCGATACTACTTGCATTGGTTTTTCCAATGTTAAGGAATATTTTGCCAACAGTGTCTAAAGATATATGTTTCCTTCAAACGTCCAGTCAGTATAGCTCTAGACGTAATGCTTTGATGCGATGACTCATTCACCTTGGACTTTGGACAAAGCAGAAGTGTTCGCGATTGGTGTGCGCAAACTTTTGTCAACCTAATTAGGTAGTACTAAAGCGTGTTAGGCGGCAGTTAGCTTTTTTTGCCTTCTTTTTTTGTCTTTTTTGACTATTTTGTGTCTGGGGCGAGGAGTTTGAAACTCCCCATGAGTTCTTCCCGGTGAAAAACCTCTGTGTTTGGGAGATAAGGCAGGTGTACCAATCTGGCTGGATATAAGTTCGGTCTTCTAGAGTCCTAGCATAAGGGCGCGGTACACGAGTAACATCCAGACCGAATAGATAAAAATTTCGTTGTTTTGGTGAGGGGATGACAGAGGCAATTACTTCTAGCAATGACTGTTGTTGTTGTCTTAAAAGATAGGCACTGACATTATCTGATAGTCACCCCACTTGAAGCTTGAGTTGATTATCATTACCAACAACGATTTGACGTGTAATCATAAACTGTCCAGAGTCGGGGTGTAAATAAGTTAATTTAACATGTTGTACGTCTTTGTTTGTCCAAAGTCCAAATTCACCGTTAATCCCTCCCAACTTTGATCGCATTGCCTGCCATGTCTCAATCTACTACTGTAGTTGTCGGATGCGATCGCCCTAGATATGTGATTATGGCGTTTCAATGACAGCAGTTGTTATCCGCTTCACAGTCTTTGCCCAGCCCCTAGCTTCATAGCCTCCCATCAGAAGCCAACGAATCCATTCAACCGAAGGACTTGCTTGGCTTCTCCACCCTGGCGCTCTTGGATCGAATTCGTTATTTTCAAAAAAATCCGATATTTCATCAATATCTTTGAGAGTTATTGGGCTTGCCTGAGCAAGAGCTTGAGGTAGCCTAAATTTTTCCCTACCTCCATACTTCTCATATAGATAGATTCCTAACTGCGCCGCCTCCTGTACCGACACTGGCGGAATCAAGCTAACTTCTTCCTCTTGGCTGCCGTTCGCTTCTTCCTCCTTGCGACTGGCGAGTAAGAGCATCAAGGAGAGGGCTGCAATGTGGATTTGAACAGTACTAGATGCAAGCATTTTAGCTACCGGGATGACGATTCAAAGAGCATAACGTAAGCGAAGCTAAACTCTACAGGACTTTTGTCGTTTCGCCATCGTAGCAAACGGCAGAAAACAATGGGGACACTCTCCTTGCACCCATAACGCAGGAATTGGGAATGGAGTCTCACAGTTAGTGCATTTCCCTAACAAGCGCAACTGGTGGCGATCGCACCCCCATCGCTCCTTAAATTGCCACTCAATCCGATGATAGGGGTTCTCCGCATAACAAACCGCACACAAAAGAATGGGTCTTGGCTTCATGGTTGTGCCGGGGGGTGGCAGCATCTCGGCGAGTCGGGTTGCATCCACTCGAATTAGCTTCCCCAATGCTTCCAATTCTTCAGAGGAGGGAAACGGATTGAAATATAGTTTTTCCCATCTTCCCAAGATTCCACCAAGCTCGGTTAGTTTTCCCAATGAATAGGCGGAGGGAAGGCTGTTCGCCTTGAATCGCCGCAAGCGTCCTAAATAATGACTAATGCTCTCGCCTTCGTAA
It encodes the following:
- a CDS encoding PatA/PatG family cyanobactin maturation protease; its protein translation is EPERCLVGKLNIPGAYQLLTGQPLLNIQAAAVRPQIVLPANSNSFPDSFESALTDFSQPLSEIHSPAPSQLITASATLADISPASSLPDLPLSQSPPLPLSLSPSTITPSAVSSKVYVLGTLGYDFGSEARRDTFKQQMPSVSINGVLVPANPYDARQMVNHLELSPAEGKSLIWTLNQELTPIYALEPQKAFASEIYAVFGMLLAGQIQPAESDDYIERVSIPGNLTDRTVELFSGQVVPVLALPNIRGMYGWQVNALVEAAVTTVSPEANEPDGVAMRRSLKSFLHRIYYDLRNLGHLDRDRALNFAATNAFQAASTFAEAINSGMGLDSIEVEKSPFCRLNSNCWDVKLKFFDSENSSRAKKVYRFTIDVANLMPVTLGKVRSWSVPR
- a CDS encoding TniQ family protein — encoded protein: MQEVDESLPRLGYVEPYEGESISHYLGRLRRFKANSLPSAYSLGKLTELGGILGRWEKLYFNPFPSSEELEALGKLIRVDATRLAEMLPPPGTTMKPRPILLCAVCYAENPYHRIEWQFKERWGCDRHQLRLLGKCTNCETPFPIPALWVQGECPHCFLPFATMAKRQKSCRV